The Bradyrhizobium guangxiense genomic sequence CACCAAATCGAGCTGGGATCAGGTCGCCGGGACGCTGCCGCCGGCGCAACGCCAGTTTGCGAGCGCCAGCGCCTTTGCAGCCAAGCCGGGCGGCTATCTCGCCCTGCCCGCGCCGGATGGCGCGATCGCGCAGGTGCTGTTCGGCCTCGAGGACGACGGCGCAAGATCGCGCGACCTGTTCCGGCCCGGCGCCCTGCCCGGCCTGCTGCCGCCCGGCACCTATCGCTTTGCCAATGCGCCGCACGATGCACGGCTGGCGGCGCTCGCCTTCGCGCTCGGCACATACCGCTTCGCGCGCTACCGCAAGACTGACAGGCCCGAGGTCCGGCTGGTGCCGCCTGATGGCGTGGACCCGGCCGAGATCGATCGGATCGCCGGTGCGGCGACGCTGGCACGCGACCTCATCAACACGCCGTCCAACGACATGGGCCCGGATGAGCTCGCCGCAGTCGCGCAAGCGCTAGCGGCGGAATTCGGTGCGAGCTTTGCCTGCACCGTCGGCGAGGAGTTGGCGAAGAATTTCCCGCTGATCCACGCCGTCGGCATGGCATCCAGCCGCGCCCCGCGGCTGATCGACATCAGTTGGGGCGATCCTGGTCATCCCAAGGTGACGCTGGTCGGCAAGGGCGTCTGCTTCGACACCGGCGGGCTCGATCTGAAGCCGTCGAGCGGCATGCTGATCATGAAGAAGGACATGGGCGGCGCCGCCAACGTGCTGGCGCTGGCGCGCATGGTGATGGACGCGAAGCTGAAGGTGCGGCTACGCGTGCTGATTCCGGCCGTGGAGAACGCGGTCGCCGGCAATGCCTTCCGCCCGCTCGATATCTTCACCTCGCGCAAGGGCATCACCGTCGAGATCGGCAATACCGACGCGGAAGGACGCCTGGTGCTCGCAGATGCGCTGGCGCTGGCTGACGAGGAGACGCCCGACTTGCTGGTCGACCTCGGCACGCTGACGGGCGCAGCGCGTGTTGCGCTGGGACCGGATCTGCCGCCGTTTTACACCAATGATGAGACCCTTGCCGCCGACCTCGCGCGCTGCGCGGTGAAGGAGAACGATCCGTTGTGGCGCATGCCGCTATGGCCGCCTTACGATGCATGGCTGGACTCCAAGACGGCCACCATCACCAATGCGCCCTCCGGTGGCTTTGCCGGCTCGATCACCTGCGCGCTGTTCCTGCAGCGCTTCGTCGAGCAGGCCAGGAGCTGGCTGCATGTCGACATCTATGGCTGGACGCCGTCGGCGAAGCCGGCGCGGCCCGAAGGCGGCGAGTGCCAGGCCGCGCGCGCCATCTACGCACTCCTGAGCGAACGCTATGCATGACCCGCGGCTGACGCCGGCGCGGGGTGACCTCGCCGCAAAATATCTCGAAGGCAAGGTGCAGGCGGATCGATACGTCAGCGGCGAGGAATTCGAGGTGGTCGAAGCGATCGCGCCGGTGCGCGAGCAGCCGTCATCGAGCGCGATGCTGATGACGCAGGCCCTGCGCGGCGAACGCGTCATGGTCTACGACCGCAACGGCGAGGGTTGGGCGTGGGCCCAGCTCCATGGCGATGGCTATGTCGGCTGGCTGCCGGATGCGGCGCTCGCGAGGCCATCGGACGCCCCAACTCATCTGGTCGGCGCGCTGCGGACATTTGCGTTCCCCGGTCCCTCGATCAAGCTGCCGCCGGCCGATACGCTCGTGATGGGATCGAAGCTCGCCGTGACGCGCGAGGACGGCAGCTTCGCCGTGACGCATGACGGCAGTTATGTGCCGAAAACGCATCTCGTCCGGCTCGATCATCGCGAGCCGGACTTCGTCGCAGTCGCCGAGCGCTTCGTCGGCACGCCCTATCTCTGGGGCGGCAAGAGCAGCTTTGGCATCGATTGCTCCGGTCTCGTCCAGGTCTCGCTGACGTCCGCCGGGATCGGCTGCCCGCGCGACAGCGACATGCAGCTCGCCGGCCTCGGCCGCCCCCTGGAACCGCACGAGCGAAGCCGCTTGCAGCGCGGCGATCTGATCTTCTGGAAGGGCCATGTCGCGATCGTCCGCGATGGCAGCACCATGGTTCACGCCAATGCGCATCACATGGCGACCGTGATCGAACCGATCGAGCCAGCGATCGCGCGGATCAAGCAGGCCGGCAGCGAGGTCGTCGCAATCAAGCGGCTCTGACCGTCCCGTCGTTCGAGGTTCGCGCGACGCGCGCCCCGGAATGACGAACGCTACGTCGCCCCCGAGCCGTTGCCGGCCGTCTCCAGCCGGAACGCCGCCGCGAACAGCGCGCGCGTGTAATCGGTCTTCGGGTTCTTGAACAGCTCGGAGGCCTGTCCCTCTTCGACCACCTTGCCGCCACGCATGACGATCAGGTGGCTCGCAAGCGAAGCAACGACACGCAAATCGTGCGAGATGAACATGTAGGTGAGCTCCCGCTTGCGCTGGAGCTCGCGCAAGAGATCGACCATCTGCGCCTGGAACAGCATGTCGAGCGCGCTGGTCGGCTCGTCCAGCACGACGAAATCGGGCTCCAGCACCACCGCCCGCGCGATGCTGATGCGCTGGCGCTGGCCGCCGGAGAATTCATGGGGATAGCGATAGCGGGTGTCGGGCTTCAAGCCCACGTCTTCCAACGCCTTGACGACGCGCGCCTCACGCTCCTCGCGCGACAGCTTCGGCTGATGCACCGAGAGACCTTCGGCGATGATGTCGGCGACCGACATGCGCGGTGAGAGCGAGCCGAACGGATCCTGGAACACGATCTGCATGTCGCGCCGGAACGGGCGCATCTCCTTGAAGCGCAGGCCCTGGATGTCCTTCCCTAAGAAGACGATGCGTCCGTTCGAGGAGATCAGGCGCAAGAGGGCCAGCCCCAGCGTGGTCTTGCCCGAGCCGGATTCGCCGACGACACCGAGCGTCTCGCCCTTGCGCACGGCGACGCTGACGCCGTCGACCGCCTTGATGTGGCCGACTGTCTTGCGCATCAAGCCACGCTTGATCGGGAACCACACTTTCAGATCATTGGCCGACATCACCACCGGTGCATCCGGCTGTGGCGGCGCCGGATCCGGCTTCGGCTCCGCCGCGAGCAAGTCGCGTGTATAGGGATGCTTGGGGGCCTTGAAGACCTGCTCGACTGGCCCCTGCTCGACGATCTCGCCGCCCTTCATGACGCAGACGGTGTCGGCGATGCGGCGCACGATGCCGAGATCGTGGGTGATGAAGAGCAGGCTCATGCCGAGCCGCGAGCGGATCTCGGCGAGCAGCGCCAGGATCTGCGCCTGCACGGTGACGTCGAGCGCCGTCGTCGGCTCGTCCGCGATCAACAGGTCCGGCTCGTTGGCGAGCGCCATCGCGATCATGACGCGCTGGCGCTGGCCGCCAGAGAGCTGGTGTGGATAGCTTTTCAGCCGCGTCTCCGGATCGGGAATGCCGACCTGCGTCAGCAGCTCCAGTGTCCGCCTGCGGGCCTCCGCATTGCTGGTCGGATTGTGCAGCTGGATGATCTCGCCGATCTGCGCCTCGATCGTGTGCAGCGGATTGAGCGAGGTCATCGGCTCCTGGAAGATGATGGAGATGTCGCTGCCTCTGATCTCCCGCATCTGCTGCTCGGAGCGGTCGATCAGCTCCTCACCTTTGAAGCGGATGCTCCCTGACGGATGCGAGGCGTTCGGATAGGGCAGCAGCTTCAGGATCGACAGCGCGCTCACCGACTTGCCGGAGCCGGATTCGCCGACCAGCGCAAGGCATTCGCCGCGCTTGATCTGAAACGAGACCTTGTCGACCGCAAGCGTGGTCGCGCCGCCCTGGTGGAAGGCCACAGAGAGATCGCGCACGCTGAGCAGGGGCTGGTTGATCGCGTCCATGACCTTACCTGAACGTCTTGCGCGGATCGAAGGCGTCGCGCACGGCTTCGCCGATGAAGATCAGGAGCGACAGCATGATCGCCACCGAGAAGAAGCCGGAGAAGCCGAGCCAGGGCGCCTGCACGTTGGCCTTGGCCTGCGACAGCAGTTCGCCGAGCGAAGGCGAGCCCGGCGGCAGGCCGAAGCCCAGGAAATCGAGCGCAGTCAGCGTCATCACCGAGCTCGACACGATGAACGGCAGGAAGGTCATGGTCGCCACCATGGCGTTCGGCAGCAGGTGGCGGAACATGATGACGGGGTTGGAGACGCCGAGCGCCCGCGCCGCCTGAATGTATTCGAAGTTGCGACCGCGCAGGAACTCGGCCCGCACGAGGCCAACCAGTGAGACCCAGGAGAACAGCAGGAGGATGCCGAGCAGCACGAAGAAGCCGGGCACCAGCACCGAGGACAGGATGAGGAGAAGGTAGAGCGAGGGGATCGCGGTCCAGATCTCGATGAAGCGCTGGAAGATGAGATCGACCCGGCCGCCGAAATATCCCTGCACCGCGCCCGCTGCGATGCCGATGACGGAGGAGACGATGGTCAGGCAAAGGCCGAATAGCACCGAGATGCGGAAGCCATAGATCAGCCGCGCGACGACGTCGCGGCCCTGATCGTCGGTGCCGAGCCAGTTATATTCGAGATCGCGGCAGCTCTTCAGCCCTTTCTTCTCCACGACCGGCTGGCACTGCTTCTCGGTCAACATCCAGGTCGGCGGCGAGGGCGCCGGCGTCGGCAGATCGAGATTGTGGGTGTCGTAGGAATAGCGGATCAGGGGCCAGACGATGGTGCCGTTCTTGTCCTTGATCAGCTTCTGCAAGTACGGGTCGCGATAGTCGGCAGCGGTTTCGAAGTCGCCGCCGAAGGTGGTTTCCGAATAGGTCACAAAGGCGGGCCAATAGAGATGGCCGTCGAACTTGATCAGGAAGGGCCGATCGTTGGCGATCAGCTCGGCGAACAGCGAGACCACGAACAGGGCGATGAATATCCAGAACGACCAGTAGCCGCGGCGATTCGCCTTGAAGTTCTGCCACCGCCGCCTGTTCAGCGGCGAAGGTGCGAACGGCTTGCGCGTGATCGGAACGGCATCGCCAAGCGGCGACTTCGCTGTGGTTTCGATCGGCGTCGGCGCGGTGATCGTCATCAGACCTCCCGCGCCTCGAAATCGATCCGAGGGTCAATCCACATATAGGTCAGGTCGGAGATCAGATTGATCACGAGGCCGACCAGCGAAAAGATGTAGAGTGTCCCGAACACCACGGGATAGTCGCGGTTGAGCACGCTCTCGAAGCTGAGCAGTCCGAGCCCATCCAGCGAGAAGATGGTCTCGATCAGAAGCGAGCCCGAAAAGAAGGCGTGGATGAAGGTCCCGGGGAAGCCCGCAATCACGATCAGCATCGCATTTCGGAAGACATGGCCGTAAAGCACCCGGCCCTCGCTGCAGCCCTTGGCGCGCGCGGTCATGACATATTGCTTGCGGATCTCGTCCAGGAACGAGTTCTTGGTCAGGAACGTCATGGTGGTGAAGGCACCCAGCCCCATGGCGATCAGCGGCAGTGTCAGATGCCAGAAATAATCGATGATCTTCCAGTACCATGGAAACTGCGACCAGCCGTCCGAGGTCAGTCCGCGCAGCGGGAACCAGTTGAAGAAGGATCCGCCGGCAAACAGGATGATCAGCAGGATCGCAAACAGAAAGCCGGGAATGGCATAACCCAGCACGAGAATGGTCGATGTCCAGGTATCGAAACGCGTGCCGTCCTTCACCGCCTTGCGAATGCCGAGCGGGATCGAGATCAGATAGGTAACCAGCGTCAGCCAGAGGCCGAGCGAGATCGAGACAGGCAGCTTCTCCCTGATGAGCTGAATCACGCTGACGTCGCGGAAATAGCTCTTGCCGAAATCGAAGCGGGCGAAATTCCAAACCATCAGAGCGAAGCGCTCCGGTGCCGGCTTGTCGAAACCAAATTGCGCTTCGAGCTTCTTGATGAAGTCAGGGTCGAGCCCCTGCGCGCCGCGATATTTCGAGTTGATGGCATCGCCGCCGGCCCCGACCTGCCCGGGCGCACGCTGTGCAAAATCGCTGCCGCCGGAAATGCGCGAGGTGCCGCCGGTATCGGCGCCGGAGAGTTGCGCAATCACGCGCTCGACCGGGCCGCCCGGCGCGAACTGCACGACGACGAAGGAGACGAAGAGGATTCCAAGCAGCGTCGGAATCATCAGGAGGATGCGGCGGGCGATATAGGCGCTCATGGCTACTTCGCCTGCTCGAGCTTGGCCGCCTTGGCCGGCTCATGCCACCAGATGTCGGGTGCGCCGACGCCGTTGGCATAACGCGGAAGCCTCTGCGGATGGCCGAACTGATCCCAATAAGCCAGCCGGTGCGTCTTGTTGTACCATTGCGGCACCCAATAGCGGCCGGCGCGGAACAGGCGGTCGAAGGCACGGCAGGCGATGGTCAGTTCCTCCCGGCTGTCGGCAGCCATGATCTTCTCGATCATGGCATCAATTGCCGGGCTGGCGACGCCGGCGAGATTGTACGAGCCCTTGGTATTCGCGACCTGCGAGGAGAAGAACGCGCGCATGGCATCGCCCGGCGTTGCCGACATGCTGAAGCGCTGGATCGTCATGTCGAAGTCGAACTCTTCCTGCCGGGCCTTGTGCTGTACGGCATCAACGAGGCGCACACTCGCTTCGATACCGAGCGTCGCGAGATTCTTGATGAAGGGCGCATGATGCGGCTGGAACGAGGGTTCATCCAACAGGAACTCGATCTTGAATGGCTCGCCGTTCGGCAGCACCCGCTTGCCGTCCTTGATGGGCACGCCGGCCTCGGTCAGCAATTGCTGCGCCTTGCGGAGCAGGCTGCGGTCCTGACCCGAGCCGTCGGAGACTGGAGGCGCGAAAGGTGCAGCAAATACCTCGTCGGGAATCTGGCCGCGAAACGGCTCCAGCAGCTTCAGCTCTTCCGGCGAGGGCGGCGCGTTGCCTGCCATGAGGTCCGAGTTTTGGAATGGCGACACCGTACGGGCATAGGCGCCGTACATGATGGTCTTGTTGGTCCATTCGAAATCGAAGGCGTCGATCAGGGCCTCGCGCACGCGCGGATCCCTGAATTTCTCGCGACGCGTGTTGATGAACCAGCCCTGTGCGCCCGAGGGCGTATCGTCGGGCACGACCTCCATCTTGACCCGGCCGTCCTTCACGGCGGGGAAGTCATAGCGCGTCGCCCAGATGCGTGAGGTGAACTCCTCGCGGTAGAGATAGCTCTTGCCGGTAAAGCCCTCGAAGGCGACATCGCGGTCGCGATAGAATTCGTAGCGCACGACGTCGAAATTGTAGCTGCCGCGGCAAACCGGCAGACCGGCCGCCCACCAGTCCTTGACCCGCTCGAACTCGATGTAGCGATTGACCTCGAACCTGCCGACCTTGTACGGACCCGAGCCCAGCGGAATCTCCAGAGACGATTCGTCGAACGGGCGGGACGCGTAATAGGCTTTCGAGAAGATCGGCAGGCCCGCGACATAGAGCGGCACGTCGCGTGCGCGTCCCTTGGCGAAGGTGACGACGAGCGTCGCATCGTCGATCGCTTCCGCGCTGACCATGTCGCGCATCTGCACGATGATCAGCGGATGGCCTTTGGTCTTCAGCGACGTCAGCGAAAACGCGGCATCGTGAGCGGTGAGCTTCGTGCCATCGTGGAATTTCGCCTCGGGCCGCATCGTGAAGCGATAGACCAGCCTGTCCGGCGAGATCCGTACGGATTTGGCGGCAAGCCCGTACATCGCATCCGGCTCGTCGTTCGCCCGCACCATCAGCGGCGAGAACGTCATGTCCATGCCTTGCGCGCCGTCGCCCTTCAGGATGAAGGCATTGAGCGAGTTGAAGGTCTGGTAGGACTGGTTATAGGCGCGCACCGACGGGATCAGAGAGAACGTGCCGCCCTTCGGCGCGTCGAGATTGACGTAGTCGAAATGATGGAAGTCGGCGGGATATTTGAGATCGCCGAAGGCCGAGATGCCGTGTGCCTCGGTCCCCGCTTCCGATGCTCGCGCACCACGCAATGGCTTCGTGCCCAGCGACGCCCCGAAGGCGCCGCCAACTCCGAGGGCCAGCACATGGCGGCGTGACATCTGCGTCATGCGGGAAATGTCCTTCACGACTTCTTTGCGATCCGCGCCGCCTTCTCTGCGTCGTACCACCAGATGAAGGGGAAGCCGGACTGACCGTATCGGGGCAATTCCGCCGGCCGGCCGAAGCGATCCCAGCGTGCCGTGCGCACCTTGTTATAGGTCCATTGCGGCACGACGTAATGATTCCACAGCAGCACGCGATCGAGCGCCTTGGTCGCGGCGACGAGATCCTCGCGATCCCTGGCGTAGATCACCCGCTCGATCAGCTTATCGATCGCCGGATTCTTGATGCCGGCGATGTTGCGCGAGCCGGCGATGTCGGCTGTCTTGGACGACCAGAACTCGCGCTGCTCGTTGCCCGGCGACTGCGACTCGCCCCATGAATTGGTGACGATGTCGAAATCCCACTCGCGCGTCCTGTTCTCGTACTGGGTCGGGTCGCCCGTCCGCACGCTGACGGCGATGCGGAGCCGCTCCAGCGACGGCTTGTAGAACAGCGTGATCCGCTCGAAGCTCGGATCCGAGTTCAGCAATTCCAGGGAGAACTGTGCGCCGCTCTTGACGTCGATCAGCTTGCGGTCGCGCACCTCATAGCCGGCCTCCTTGAACAGGCGCAGCGCCTCGCGAAGATTGTCGCGCACGGCTTCCGGACTGCCGCCGACGGGATTGGTGTAGGCCGTAGTGAAGACTTCGGGCGGGACCTGGGCGCGGACCGTCTCGAGGATCTCGAGCTCCTTCCCCTGCGGCAGGCCGGTCGCCATCAGGTCTTCGATTCCGTCGAAATAACTGCTGATGCGCTTGTACTGGCCGAAGAAGATCTGCTTGTTCATCTCCTCGAAGTCGAACGCGTAGTTGAGCGCGCGACGCACGCGCGGATCGCTGAACTTGGCGCGGCGCAGGTTGGGCACGAAGGCCTGCATCACGCCAGAGCTGCGATTGGCGAATTCCTCGAGGATCACGCGCTTTTCGCTCACGGCCGGAAAATCGTACGCCGTCGCCCAGTTCTTCGCGCTGTTCTCGGTACGCCAATCGACCTGGTCGGCCTTGAAAGCCTCGATCGCCACGGTGGCGTCGCGGAAATATTCGTAGCGCAGCTCGTCGAAATTGTTGCGGCCAACATTGGCAGGCAGGTCGCGGCCCCAATAGTCCTTGACGCGCTCCAGCGCGATCGACCGTCCTGCAACAAAATCCTTGATCTTGTAGGGACCAGACCCGAGCGGCACTTCAAGCGTGGTGGTGGACACATCGCGCTTGCGGCCCTGCGCATCGGTCCCCTCCCACCAATGCCTCGGCAGCACGATGAGCTGCCCGACGATCTGCGGCAGCTCGCGATTGCCCGGCGCGTCGAACACGAACTTCACCTCGCGCTCGCTGACCTTCTCGGCCTTCACCACATGGCTGTAATAGGCCGAGTACATCGGGTGGTGCTTCTTGAAGGAATCGAGCGAGAAGATCACGTCGTCGGGAGTGACCGGCTTGCCGTCGTGCCATTTGGCTTGTGGCCGCAAGCGGTAGGTGACGAAGGAGAAATCGTCCGGATGGCTGACGGCCTCGGCCAGCGCGCCGTATTCGGTCGAGACCTCGTCGAGCGAGGGTGTCGTGAGGGATTCGTAGATGAATGCGACCGCACCGGCGACTTGCCCCTTCACGCCCGACACCACGATGTTGAAATTGTCGAAGGTG encodes the following:
- a CDS encoding leucyl aminopeptidase family protein codes for the protein MPSVFETSPTAIPITFVTKSSWDQVAGTLPPAQRQFASASAFAAKPGGYLALPAPDGAIAQVLFGLEDDGARSRDLFRPGALPGLLPPGTYRFANAPHDARLAALAFALGTYRFARYRKTDRPEVRLVPPDGVDPAEIDRIAGAATLARDLINTPSNDMGPDELAAVAQALAAEFGASFACTVGEELAKNFPLIHAVGMASSRAPRLIDISWGDPGHPKVTLVGKGVCFDTGGLDLKPSSGMLIMKKDMGGAANVLALARMVMDAKLKVRLRVLIPAVENAVAGNAFRPLDIFTSRKGITVEIGNTDAEGRLVLADALALADEETPDLLVDLGTLTGAARVALGPDLPPFYTNDETLAADLARCAVKENDPLWRMPLWPPYDAWLDSKTATITNAPSGGFAGSITCALFLQRFVEQARSWLHVDIYGWTPSAKPARPEGGECQAARAIYALLSERYA
- a CDS encoding extracellular solute-binding protein — protein: MTQMSRRHVLALGVGGAFGASLGTKPLRGARASEAGTEAHGISAFGDLKYPADFHHFDYVNLDAPKGGTFSLIPSVRAYNQSYQTFNSLNAFILKGDGAQGMDMTFSPLMVRANDEPDAMYGLAAKSVRISPDRLVYRFTMRPEAKFHDGTKLTAHDAAFSLTSLKTKGHPLIIVQMRDMVSAEAIDDATLVVTFAKGRARDVPLYVAGLPIFSKAYYASRPFDESSLEIPLGSGPYKVGRFEVNRYIEFERVKDWWAAGLPVCRGSYNFDVVRYEFYRDRDVAFEGFTGKSYLYREEFTSRIWATRYDFPAVKDGRVKMEVVPDDTPSGAQGWFINTRREKFRDPRVREALIDAFDFEWTNKTIMYGAYARTVSPFQNSDLMAGNAPPSPEELKLLEPFRGQIPDEVFAAPFAPPVSDGSGQDRSLLRKAQQLLTEAGVPIKDGKRVLPNGEPFKIEFLLDEPSFQPHHAPFIKNLATLGIEASVRLVDAVQHKARQEEFDFDMTIQRFSMSATPGDAMRAFFSSQVANTKGSYNLAGVASPAIDAMIEKIMAADSREELTIACRAFDRLFRAGRYWVPQWYNKTHRLAYWDQFGHPQRLPRYANGVGAPDIWWHEPAKAAKLEQAK
- a CDS encoding ABC transporter ATP-binding protein produces the protein MDAINQPLLSVRDLSVAFHQGGATTLAVDKVSFQIKRGECLALVGESGSGKSVSALSILKLLPYPNASHPSGSIRFKGEELIDRSEQQMREIRGSDISIIFQEPMTSLNPLHTIEAQIGEIIQLHNPTSNAEARRRTLELLTQVGIPDPETRLKSYPHQLSGGQRQRVMIAMALANEPDLLIADEPTTALDVTVQAQILALLAEIRSRLGMSLLFITHDLGIVRRIADTVCVMKGGEIVEQGPVEQVFKAPKHPYTRDLLAAEPKPDPAPPQPDAPVVMSANDLKVWFPIKRGLMRKTVGHIKAVDGVSVAVRKGETLGVVGESGSGKTTLGLALLRLISSNGRIVFLGKDIQGLRFKEMRPFRRDMQIVFQDPFGSLSPRMSVADIIAEGLSVHQPKLSREEREARVVKALEDVGLKPDTRYRYPHEFSGGQRQRISIARAVVLEPDFVVLDEPTSALDMLFQAQMVDLLRELQRKRELTYMFISHDLRVVASLASHLIVMRGGKVVEEGQASELFKNPKTDYTRALFAAAFRLETAGNGSGAT
- a CDS encoding NlpC/P60 family protein produces the protein MHDPRLTPARGDLAAKYLEGKVQADRYVSGEEFEVVEAIAPVREQPSSSAMLMTQALRGERVMVYDRNGEGWAWAQLHGDGYVGWLPDAALARPSDAPTHLVGALRTFAFPGPSIKLPPADTLVMGSKLAVTREDGSFAVTHDGSYVPKTHLVRLDHREPDFVAVAERFVGTPYLWGGKSSFGIDCSGLVQVSLTSAGIGCPRDSDMQLAGLGRPLEPHERSRLQRGDLIFWKGHVAIVRDGSTMVHANAHHMATVIEPIEPAIARIKQAGSEVVAIKRL
- a CDS encoding microcin C ABC transporter permease YejB, coding for MSAYIARRILLMIPTLLGILFVSFVVVQFAPGGPVERVIAQLSGADTGGTSRISGGSDFAQRAPGQVGAGGDAINSKYRGAQGLDPDFIKKLEAQFGFDKPAPERFALMVWNFARFDFGKSYFRDVSVIQLIREKLPVSISLGLWLTLVTYLISIPLGIRKAVKDGTRFDTWTSTILVLGYAIPGFLFAILLIILFAGGSFFNWFPLRGLTSDGWSQFPWYWKIIDYFWHLTLPLIAMGLGAFTTMTFLTKNSFLDEIRKQYVMTARAKGCSEGRVLYGHVFRNAMLIVIAGFPGTFIHAFFSGSLLIETIFSLDGLGLLSFESVLNRDYPVVFGTLYIFSLVGLVINLISDLTYMWIDPRIDFEAREV
- a CDS encoding ABC transporter permease — encoded protein: MTITAPTPIETTAKSPLGDAVPITRKPFAPSPLNRRRWQNFKANRRGYWSFWIFIALFVVSLFAELIANDRPFLIKFDGHLYWPAFVTYSETTFGGDFETAADYRDPYLQKLIKDKNGTIVWPLIRYSYDTHNLDLPTPAPSPPTWMLTEKQCQPVVEKKGLKSCRDLEYNWLGTDDQGRDVVARLIYGFRISVLFGLCLTIVSSVIGIAAGAVQGYFGGRVDLIFQRFIEIWTAIPSLYLLLILSSVLVPGFFVLLGILLLFSWVSLVGLVRAEFLRGRNFEYIQAARALGVSNPVIMFRHLLPNAMVATMTFLPFIVSSSVMTLTALDFLGFGLPPGSPSLGELLSQAKANVQAPWLGFSGFFSVAIMLSLLIFIGEAVRDAFDPRKTFR
- a CDS encoding extracellular solute-binding protein translates to MAITRRDLLLTGTAAAALPVLGSVAGVPAIGSAQAQSASEPPWRHALSLFGKVKYPADFKRFDYVNPEAPKGGVARQIAVGTFDNFNIVVSGVKGQVAGAVAFIYESLTTPSLDEVSTEYGALAEAVSHPDDFSFVTYRLRPQAKWHDGKPVTPDDVIFSLDSFKKHHPMYSAYYSHVVKAEKVSEREVKFVFDAPGNRELPQIVGQLIVLPRHWWEGTDAQGRKRDVSTTTLEVPLGSGPYKIKDFVAGRSIALERVKDYWGRDLPANVGRNNFDELRYEYFRDATVAIEAFKADQVDWRTENSAKNWATAYDFPAVSEKRVILEEFANRSSGVMQAFVPNLRRAKFSDPRVRRALNYAFDFEEMNKQIFFGQYKRISSYFDGIEDLMATGLPQGKELEILETVRAQVPPEVFTTAYTNPVGGSPEAVRDNLREALRLFKEAGYEVRDRKLIDVKSGAQFSLELLNSDPSFERITLFYKPSLERLRIAVSVRTGDPTQYENRTREWDFDIVTNSWGESQSPGNEQREFWSSKTADIAGSRNIAGIKNPAIDKLIERVIYARDREDLVAATKALDRVLLWNHYVVPQWTYNKVRTARWDRFGRPAELPRYGQSGFPFIWWYDAEKAARIAKKS